GCCATGCGCAGCGCGCGCCGGTACTGGATTGCCTCGCCTACGTGCGCGGCGTTCAGCACGTCGGCCCCGGCGAGGTCGGCAATTGTGCGCGCCACCTTCAGCACACGGAAGTACGAGCGCGCCGACCACGCCAGCCGCGTCATCGCCCCGCGCAGCAAGGCCTGCGCCTGCGCGTCCATGGCGCAGTGCTGCTCGATCTCGCGCCCGCCCAGTTCATTGTTGGGCTTGCCCTGGCGGGCCAGTTGCCGTTCGCGCGCGGCCAGCACGCGCGCGCGCACCACGGCGCTGGCTTCGCCGGGCGGGCCGTCGAGCATTTCGCCCTGGTCCTGCGCGGGCACCTCGATCTGCAGGTCGATGCGGTCGAGCATGGGGCCGGAGATCCGCGACTGGTAGCGCCGCACCTGGTCTGGGGTGCAGCGGCACGGCCGGTCGGGGTGGCCGAGGTAGCCGCACGGGCAGGGGTTCATCGCCGCGACGAACTGGAAGCAGGCGGGGAAGTCGGCGTGGCCGTTGGCGCGGGCGATCGTGATGCGGCCCGATTCCAGCGGCTCGCGCAGGACTTCGAGCACGCGGCGGTCGAACTCGGGCAACTCGTCCAGGAACAGCACGCCGTGGTGCGCGAGCGAGATCTCGCCGGGGCGCGGGTTGCCGCCGCCCCCGACCATGGCCGGGCCCGACGCGGTGTGGTGCGGCGCGCGGCACGGGCGCAGGCCCCAGGCCTCGGGGCGGAACCCGCCTGGCGTCAGGCTCATCACGGCGGCGGCTTCCAGCGCCTGCTGCAGCGACATCGGCGGCAGCAGCCCGGGCAGGCGTTGTGCCAGCATCGACTTGCCGGTGCCCGGCGGGCCCACCAGCAATACGGAATGCTGGCCCGCGGCGGCGACTTCCATGGCGCGGCGCGCCTGCGCCTGACCGCGCACGTCGCGCATGTCGGCGCCGCGCCCGGCGGCGGGAGGCAGCAGGGGCGGCATGGCGCGTGGCAGCCGCGCGTCGTCCAGCGGGCCGAGGTGGTCGCAGGCCTGGCGCAGCGTGGTGGCAGCATGTACGGCCAGGTCTTCGATCAGCGCGGCCTCGGCGCCGTTGCCGGCGGCCACCAGGAAGGCGCGCGGCGCTTCGCCGGAGCTGGCACGGGCGGCATTGTCGCGCGCCAGCCCCATTGCCATGGCCAGCGCGCCGCGCACCGGACGCAATTCGCCGGATAGCGACAGCTCGGCGGCAAATTCATGCGTGTCGAGCGCGTCGGCCGGGATCTGGCCGCTGGCGGCCAGGATGCCCAGCGCAATGGCCAGGTCGAAGCGGCCGGACTCCTTGGGCAGGTCGGCCGGCGCCAGGTTGACGGTGATGCGGCGGTTGGGAAACTCGTAGCCGCTGTTCAGGATGGCGGCGCGCACGCGCTCGCGACTTTCGCGCACGCCGGTGTCGGCCAGGCCGACGATGGTGAAGGCTGGCAGGCCGTTGGCCAGGTGGGTCTCGACCCGCACCGGCGGCGCGGCGATGCCGGTCAGTGCCCGGCTGCGCAGGACGGCAAGGCTCATGGCATTGAACCGCACGGAACTGTTAACGAAAAAGGCCGCCAGGACTGGCGGCCTTCAGGCAGGCGGGATGGCGGCGCGAACGGCGTGCTCACGCGCCCCCGGTCGAGTCCACCGA
The window above is part of the Cupriavidus taiwanensis LMG 19424 genome. Proteins encoded here:
- a CDS encoding YifB family Mg chelatase-like AAA ATPase gives rise to the protein MSLAVLRSRALTGIAAPPVRVETHLANGLPAFTIVGLADTGVRESRERVRAAILNSGYEFPNRRITVNLAPADLPKESGRFDLAIALGILAASGQIPADALDTHEFAAELSLSGELRPVRGALAMAMGLARDNAARASSGEAPRAFLVAAGNGAEAALIEDLAVHAATTLRQACDHLGPLDDARLPRAMPPLLPPAAGRGADMRDVRGQAQARRAMEVAAAGQHSVLLVGPPGTGKSMLAQRLPGLLPPMSLQQALEAAAVMSLTPGGFRPEAWGLRPCRAPHHTASGPAMVGGGGNPRPGEISLAHHGVLFLDELPEFDRRVLEVLREPLESGRITIARANGHADFPACFQFVAAMNPCPCGYLGHPDRPCRCTPDQVRRYQSRISGPMLDRIDLQIEVPAQDQGEMLDGPPGEASAVVRARVLAARERQLARQGKPNNELGGREIEQHCAMDAQAQALLRGAMTRLAWSARSYFRVLKVARTIADLAGADVLNAAHVGEAIQYRRALRMAG